A part of Brachybacterium faecium DSM 4810 genomic DNA contains:
- a CDS encoding beta-hydroxyacid dehydrogenase, 3-hydroxyisobutyrate dehydrogenase (PFAM: NAD binding domain of 6-phosphogluconate dehydrogenase) translates to MTTTPTVAWIGLGAIGAPMARTAATAGFPVTAFDLHPAARDALADVAAPAASAREAARGADVVVVMVATPPQLEAVLWGEDGIAEVLTEATTVLVMSTVGPAAIEQAAARLAGTTTRIVDAPVSGGTARAAQGDLLIMVGGAEEHVAAVRPLLDALAANAPVVGEIPGDGQRFKIVNQLLCGVHLAAAGEALALADAMGLDLAQVHEVLGTGAAASFMFGDRGARMVDGAFDDVRSALTIFVKDMGLVAEAAAQVEQEVPLAASAQQLYQRGSALGWDRRDDSIVYEVLRGGTD, encoded by the coding sequence CCGCCACGGCCGGCTTCCCCGTCACCGCCTTCGACCTCCACCCCGCCGCCCGCGACGCCCTCGCGGACGTGGCCGCTCCCGCCGCCTCCGCCCGCGAGGCGGCGCGCGGCGCGGACGTCGTGGTGGTCATGGTCGCGACGCCGCCGCAGCTCGAGGCCGTCCTCTGGGGCGAGGACGGGATCGCCGAGGTGCTCACCGAGGCGACGACCGTGCTGGTCATGTCCACCGTCGGCCCCGCGGCGATCGAGCAGGCCGCCGCGCGCCTCGCGGGCACCACCACCCGGATCGTCGACGCCCCCGTCTCCGGCGGCACCGCGCGCGCCGCCCAGGGCGATCTGCTCATCATGGTGGGCGGCGCGGAGGAGCACGTCGCCGCGGTGCGCCCGCTGCTGGACGCCCTCGCCGCGAACGCGCCCGTCGTCGGCGAGATCCCCGGGGACGGGCAGCGCTTCAAGATCGTCAACCAGCTGCTGTGCGGCGTGCACCTCGCCGCCGCGGGAGAGGCCCTCGCCCTCGCCGACGCGATGGGACTGGACCTCGCCCAGGTCCACGAGGTGCTGGGCACCGGCGCGGCCGCCTCCTTCATGTTCGGCGACCGCGGGGCGCGCATGGTCGACGGCGCCTTCGACGACGTCCGCTCCGCGCTGACCATCTTCGTCAAGGACATGGGCCTGGTCGCGGAGGCGGCGGCGCAGGTCGAGCAGGAGGTGCCGCTCGCCGCCTCCGCACAGCAGCTCTACCAGCGCGGCAGCGCGCTGGGGTGGGACCGCCGGGACGACTCGATCGTGTACGAGGTGCTGCGCGGCGGCACCGACTGA
- a CDS encoding dehydrogenase of unknown specificity, short-chain alcohol dehydrogenase like (PFAM: short chain dehydrogenase), whose protein sequence is MSAAPAPHESASPGEFSGLRALVTGGASGIGAATARALQGRGARVAVLDLHPEAAPEGTLALRCDVADAAEVRQAVDSAAEQLGGLDVVINNAGIGAQGDASANDDAEWARVLDVNVTSVARVVSAALPHLRRSESAAIVNTASIASAVGLPQRVLYSASKGAVQAMTLAMAADLVGEGIRVNAVLPGTADTPWVGRLLEAADDPVAERAALEARQPHGRLVSPEEVAEAHCYLASPRNRSTVGVLLSIDGGVTGVRTRR, encoded by the coding sequence GTGTCCGCTGCCCCTGCCCCGCACGAATCCGCATCCCCCGGGGAGTTCTCCGGCCTCCGCGCCCTGGTCACCGGCGGCGCCTCCGGCATCGGGGCGGCGACCGCCCGGGCCCTGCAGGGTCGTGGCGCCCGCGTGGCGGTGCTCGACCTGCACCCCGAGGCCGCTCCCGAGGGCACCCTCGCCCTGCGCTGCGACGTGGCGGACGCCGCCGAGGTGCGGCAGGCGGTCGACAGCGCCGCGGAGCAGCTCGGCGGCCTGGACGTGGTGATCAACAACGCCGGGATCGGGGCGCAGGGCGATGCCTCCGCGAACGACGACGCGGAGTGGGCGCGGGTGCTCGACGTGAACGTCACCTCGGTCGCGCGCGTGGTGAGCGCGGCCCTGCCCCACCTGCGCCGCTCCGAGAGCGCGGCGATCGTGAACACCGCCTCGATCGCCTCCGCGGTGGGCCTGCCGCAGCGGGTGCTGTACTCGGCCAGCAAGGGTGCGGTGCAGGCGATGACCCTCGCGATGGCCGCGGATCTCGTGGGCGAGGGGATCCGCGTGAACGCCGTGCTGCCCGGCACCGCGGACACCCCCTGGGTGGGCCGGCTGCTGGAGGCGGCCGACGACCCGGTCGCCGAGCGGGCCGCCCTCGAGGCGCGGCAGCCGCACGGGCGGCTGGTCTCCCCCGAGGAGGTCGCCGAGGCGCACTGCTATCTCGCCTCGCCCCGCAACCGCTCGACCGTGGGTGTGCTGCTGTCGATCGACGGCGGTGTCACCGGGGTGCGCACGCGGCGCTGA